From the Planctomycetota bacterium genome, one window contains:
- a CDS encoding MgtC/SapB family protein — protein sequence MSLLASVTVEAAFIHEVLLPLVAAALLGGAIGLERELHGRAAGLRTHIMVCLGTTMAMVVSMQLYQRLPADATLRVDPSRIAAGVLTGIGFLGAGAIMKLKSTHRGLTTAACIWFVASLGIAVGAGAYALAVASTLLALLVLLLLARFEHRLHADTYREILLVAECGDCAEEVVARAHDAIERQGMHVQSQEFDENLEQRRVHATFNVRFRRGLASEQVVFRHLRELPGVKSIGWRNVAT from the coding sequence ATGTCCCTGCTTGCGTCGGTGACCGTGGAAGCCGCGTTCATTCATGAGGTCCTGCTGCCTCTCGTCGCCGCGGCGCTGCTGGGCGGAGCGATCGGCCTCGAGCGCGAGTTGCACGGCCGGGCGGCGGGCCTGCGCACCCACATCATGGTCTGCCTCGGCACCACGATGGCCATGGTCGTCTCGATGCAGCTCTACCAGCGCCTGCCGGCCGATGCGACCTTGCGCGTGGACCCCAGCCGCATTGCGGCCGGGGTGCTCACGGGCATCGGGTTCCTCGGGGCGGGCGCCATCATGAAGCTCAAGAGCACCCATCGCGGCCTCACCACCGCCGCATGCATCTGGTTCGTCGCGTCGCTGGGCATTGCCGTCGGCGCGGGCGCGTATGCCCTCGCGGTCGCCAGCACGCTGTTGGCCCTCCTGGTGCTCCTCCTGCTGGCGCGCTTCGAGCACCGACTGCATGCCGACACCTACCGCGAGATCCTCCTCGTGGCCGAGTGCGGCGATTGCGCCGAGGAGGTCGTCGCGCGCGCACACGACGCCATCGAGCGCCAGGGCATGCACGTGCAGTCGCAGGAGTTCGACGAGAACCTTGAGCAGCGCCGCGTGCACGCCACGTTCAACGTGCGCTTCCGCCGCGGTCTCGCCAGCGAGCAGGTCGTCTTCCGCCACCTGCGCGAGCTGCCCGGCGTCAAGTCCATCGGCTGGCGCAATGTAGCGACGTAG
- a CDS encoding alkaline phosphatase family protein yields the protein MLARRLFALYYFLKYLPLRLWRHRGPMEHRGFVGVQIDGLAHADLAYAVETGRLLRLRRRLRTREYKLHAYPAGLPSATSYAQVGMFYGDNTDIPAFRWYERRDRRVINCNRPHSAEYIRGRLGGRRGVLRGGSSYVNLVDGDADRAVLTANSSVPRSFFEEIGGWRLFLLALMHPLRVLMTAFAAVRELFFELYDRYLSRTGRHSSVVEGWFPVLRALSNVVFREVQTVAVMADVYAGVPRIFTTFASYDELAHHYGPRSRPALKNLRAIFGRIFEIEKIIRRLPGRHYDLIVVSDHGQTEGEPFLRLFGATLGQVLHRHFEGRRVREETRVSDAPSAKTRGLYADHLQRRSERRWFLPRGILRGIAGLLRKVTNAESYLVEKYYVDEDNDFVVTYSGTLAHVYFSRWPDRLDDAAVRREFPDVLDFLVQHPGVGLVATKAAEGGLILRSRRGVGRLFDGEVTVLEGENPLAPYDDAGPLGRRALERMGGFANSGDLILFGTYDERGFVCFDDQVASHGALGGAQFWPFLLVPNDPRFDHLVITDPRDLYHQVFLPYHHEPAPGRDS from the coding sequence ATGCTGGCGCGACGGCTGTTCGCGCTCTACTACTTCCTGAAGTACCTGCCCCTGCGCCTCTGGCGCCATCGCGGGCCGATGGAGCACCGCGGCTTCGTGGGCGTGCAGATTGACGGCCTGGCCCACGCCGACCTCGCCTATGCCGTCGAGACGGGGCGCCTCCTGCGCCTGCGCCGCCGCCTGCGGACCCGCGAGTACAAGCTCCACGCCTATCCCGCCGGCCTGCCGAGCGCCACCTCGTACGCCCAGGTGGGCATGTTCTACGGCGACAACACCGACATCCCGGCCTTCCGCTGGTACGAGCGGCGCGACCGCCGCGTGATCAACTGCAACCGCCCCCACAGCGCCGAGTACATCCGGGGCCGCCTCGGCGGCCGCAGGGGCGTGCTGCGCGGCGGCTCGAGCTACGTGAACCTGGTGGACGGCGATGCCGACCGGGCCGTGCTCACGGCCAACTCGTCGGTGCCGCGCTCGTTCTTCGAGGAGATCGGCGGCTGGCGGCTCTTCCTGCTCGCCCTCATGCATCCCCTGCGCGTGCTGATGACCGCCTTTGCCGCCGTCCGCGAGCTGTTCTTCGAACTCTACGACCGCTACCTCTCGCGCACCGGGCGCCACAGCTCAGTCGTCGAGGGCTGGTTCCCCGTGCTGCGGGCGCTCTCGAACGTCGTCTTCCGCGAGGTGCAGACCGTGGCCGTGATGGCCGACGTCTACGCGGGCGTGCCGCGCATCTTCACCACGTTCGCCAGCTACGACGAGCTGGCCCACCACTACGGCCCGCGCTCGCGGCCCGCGCTGAAAAACCTGCGGGCCATCTTCGGCCGCATCTTCGAGATCGAGAAGATCATCCGCCGGCTGCCCGGCCGCCACTACGACCTCATCGTCGTGTCCGACCACGGCCAGACCGAGGGCGAGCCGTTCCTGCGCCTCTTCGGCGCCACGCTCGGCCAGGTGCTCCACCGCCACTTCGAGGGGCGGCGCGTGCGCGAAGAAACCCGTGTGTCCGACGCACCGTCCGCCAAGACCCGCGGCCTCTACGCCGACCACCTTCAGCGCCGCTCCGAGCGCCGCTGGTTCCTGCCCCGCGGCATCCTGCGCGGCATCGCGGGCCTCCTGCGCAAGGTCACCAATGCCGAAAGCTACCTCGTCGAGAAATACTACGTGGACGAGGACAACGACTTCGTGGTGACCTACTCGGGCACGCTGGCGCACGTGTACTTCTCGCGCTGGCCCGATCGGCTCGACGACGCGGCCGTGCGGCGCGAGTTCCCCGACGTCCTGGACTTCCTCGTGCAGCACCCCGGGGTGGGCCTCGTGGCTACGAAAGCGGCGGAGGGCGGCCTGATCCTGCGCTCGCGGCGCGGCGTCGGCCGCCTGTTCGACGGCGAGGTGACGGTGCTCGAGGGCGAGAACCCGCTGGCCCCCTACGACGACGCGGGTCCGCTCGGGCGACGCGCGCTGGAGCGCATGGGCGGCTTCGCCAACTCGGGCGACCTCATCCTCTTCGGCACCTACGATGAACGGGGCTTCGTGTGCTTCGACGACCAGGTGGCCAGCCACGGCGCCCTGGGCGGCGCCCAGTTCTGGCCTTTTCTCCTCGTGCCCAACGACCCGCGCTTCGACCACCTCGTCATCACCGACCCGCGCGACCTCTACCACCAGGTCTTCCTGCCCTATCATCACGAGCCGGCGCCGGGCCGCGACTCCTGA
- a CDS encoding alpha-L-arabinofuranosidase C-terminal domain-containing protein produces MAKLTIRVEDRLATISPMLYGHFAEHLGRCIYEGFWVGEGSAIPNTRGIRNDTVAAMRRLRAPVIRWPGGCFADDYHWLDGVGPRDARPSRLNIWWHDTESNHFGTHEFMDLCRQTGAEPYICLNVGSGTPEEAAAWVEYCNCAHPTTRAQHRAANGSPEPFNVKYWGVGNENWGCGGRFAPDDYAREYRRFACYLRGRSSSPIELIACGHTTPDWNRKFLETLGDFRMLDHLSVHRYYNCGHATEFTDTEYYNLYPRALQVEQDIVEAATAIALFNRTGRKIGVIVDEWGVWHPEARGDSGLYQRNTLRDALAAAACFDAFNRHADVVTMANIAQTLNVLQCVAQTQEEKMWLTPTYHAYDLYQGHMGNAAVRVDLDDVPTVEARKGDGAAVPHPVVSASASLDAARGECVITFQNLHLTEALDVTISLRGGKAEKVVAKVLTAKDVRDCNGPDTPNKVRPKRFDLAAKGSTLRATVPPHSLVSAKVILR; encoded by the coding sequence ATGGCGAAGCTGACGATTCGCGTCGAGGACAGGCTGGCGACGATCAGCCCGATGCTCTACGGCCACTTCGCCGAGCACCTGGGCCGCTGCATCTACGAGGGCTTCTGGGTGGGCGAGGGCTCGGCCATCCCCAACACCCGCGGCATCCGCAACGACACGGTGGCCGCGATGCGGCGGCTGCGCGCGCCCGTCATCCGCTGGCCCGGCGGCTGCTTTGCCGACGACTATCACTGGCTCGACGGCGTCGGCCCCCGCGACGCCCGCCCCAGCCGCCTGAACATCTGGTGGCACGACACCGAGAGCAACCACTTCGGCACGCACGAGTTCATGGACCTCTGCCGCCAGACGGGCGCCGAACCCTACATCTGCCTCAACGTCGGCTCCGGCACGCCCGAGGAGGCCGCCGCCTGGGTCGAGTACTGCAACTGCGCGCACCCCACCACCCGCGCCCAGCATCGCGCCGCCAACGGCAGCCCCGAGCCGTTCAACGTGAAGTACTGGGGCGTGGGCAACGAGAACTGGGGCTGCGGCGGGCGCTTCGCGCCCGACGACTACGCCCGCGAGTACCGCCGCTTCGCCTGCTACCTGCGCGGCCGCTCATCCTCGCCCATCGAACTCATCGCCTGCGGCCACACCACCCCCGACTGGAATCGCAAGTTCCTCGAAACCCTCGGCGACTTCCGCATGCTCGACCACCTCTCCGTCCACCGCTACTACAACTGCGGCCATGCCACCGAGTTCACCGACACCGAGTACTACAACCTCTACCCCCGCGCCCTCCAGGTCGAGCAGGACATCGTCGAGGCCGCCACCGCCATCGCCCTCTTCAACCGCACGGGGCGCAAGATCGGTGTCATCGTGGACGAGTGGGGCGTCTGGCACCCCGAGGCCAGGGGCGACAGCGGACTCTACCAGCGGAACACCCTGCGCGACGCCCTGGCCGCCGCCGCGTGCTTCGACGCCTTCAACCGCCATGCCGACGTGGTGACGATGGCTAACATCGCCCAGACCCTCAACGTCCTCCAATGCGTGGCCCAGACGCAGGAGGAGAAGATGTGGCTCACGCCCACCTACCACGCCTACGACCTCTATCAGGGCCACATGGGCAACGCCGCCGTGCGCGTGGACCTCGACGACGTGCCGACGGTGGAGGCGCGGAAGGGCGACGGCGCGGCGGTGCCGCACCCCGTGGTGAGCGCTTCGGCCTCGCTCGATGCCGCGAGAGGCGAGTGCGTCATCACCTTCCAGAACCTGCACCTGACGGAGGCCCTGGACGTGACGATCTCCCTCCGCGGCGGCAAGGCGGAGAAGGTCGTGGCCAAGGTGCTCACGGCGAAGGACGTTCGCGACTGCAACGGCCCGGACACGCCAAACAAGGTGCGGCCGAAGCGCTTCGACCTGGCCGCCAAGGGCAGCACCCTGCGCGCCACCGTGCCGCCGCATTCGCTCGTCAGCGCGAAGGTCATATTGCGGTAG